GTGCCTTGTCCTAGTGTCGGAGGACGCAGAAACTCCATCTTATTGCCGTGTCCGTGCAACTTAGGTTTTTACATAAAAAActtataaaccctaaaccctacaCCTCTAAtagattatttgaaaaatatgcgACGCAAGTATTCTTTTGACTGAAATTGCTACTTTCAACTTAATATAATCTATTTGTATTGAATTAATTTGATACAAGAGGTTTTATAATACATGTGAGGAAACAGAGACACTGACTTATGCACCAGACAAGAATCAATCAAGCTCCTTAATACATGGGAACTGCATAAAACAACTTGGAGAATGCAATATGCCTGGAATCATTCCCCACAATCTTGGAAATCTCTCAAGGTTGCTTTATCTTGATCTTGGTAATGACTTTAGTCACCCAATTGAGACTGACCTTTAGTGGCTTGCAACTCTTTCTTCCTTAAAGTACCTTAACTTGGAAGGAGTGAACCTTGCCATGGCTACATCCTATTGGCTTCCCACTGTTAATATGCTCACTTCACTTGTTGAATTGCATTTGCCCTCTTGTAGACTTCCCATGCTTCCTCTCACTCTTCCTTCCATCAATTTCACATCCCTTTTAGTTCTTGATCTCTCTAAGAATAAATTCACCTCCACAATACCTCCTTGGTTGTTCAATCTCACTGAACTAGAGATGTTGGATTTGACAGATAACAATTTGACAGGAAAACTGCTTGATTCTTTGGGATATCTTAAAAGCTTGAGATACCTCGACTTGTCGTATAACTCATTTCAGGATTCAATTCCAAAATCGATTGGAAATTTAACATCTTTGGAGGAGTTTGACCTTGCATGGAACCAAATGAGTGGGATCATCCTAGAAAGTCTTGGGGAGCTCTCATCACTGGTTTCATTTGATATCTATGGCAACACATGGGAATGTGCCATTACAGAAGCTCATTTCGTGAAACTTGGAGGCCTGAGAAGATTATCAATTGAAAACAATtccccaaaatttctttggttTTCAACATAAGTTCTGATTGGATACCTCCTTTCAAATTAAGATCCTTGTACATTAGATCGTGCCAACTGTGTCCCAAATTTCCTACATGGCTTAAAAATCAGACTGACTTGACCACAGTGGCACTCAATAATGCTAGGATTTCAGACACCATACCAGATTGGTTTTTGCAGTTGGATTTGCAATTAGATTATCTAGATATCTCTTATAATCAACTAAGCGGCACGTTGCTCTCTTTAAAGATTTTAAGCTTGAGGTCAAACTCATTTACTGGAAGCACCCCTTTACAATTATGTGGGCTTTCCGCTCTCCATATATTGGACTTCCCACACAACAATCTTTTCGGAAATATTCCCCACTGCATAGGTAATTTGAGTAGCTTGAAATCTGAATTCACAAACAACGATACAGAAGTGTATGGTCATGAGGGAAGATTGGAGGTGGTGTCAAAAGGAAGAGTGCTTGAATATGACTCCATCCTTTACCTTGTTAATAGCATTGATCTCTCGGACAATAACTTGTCAGGAGAGATGCCTGTGGGGATAACAAGCCTAATAAAGTTGGGCACCTTAAATTTGTCCATGAATCATTTGACAGGAAATATCCCAGCAAATATGGGAAACTTGGGGTTGGTAGAAATTCTTGATCTATCAATGAACAAACTTTTAGGTTCAATTCCACAGAGCATGGTTTCTGCAACATTTTTGAATCATCTGAACCTGTCATACAATAACTTGTCCTGGAAAATTGCAACGGGTAACCAGTTTCAGACCTTTGTTGACCCATCAATTTATGAGGGCAATGCCAGTCTTAGCGGGTGTCTATTACCAATTGGTTGCCAAGACAATAAAGAAGCACCTCAAATTCCAAGTGGAGATGGAGGAGAGGATGATGATAGTAAACTTGAAAAGCTACAATTCATCATCAGCATGGTGATAGGTTTCTGGGGAGTTTTTGGGACTTTTGCCGTGAAGAGGTTTTGAAAACATGCCTATTTTCACTTCCTTGACAAAGTGAAAGATGTTGTCCTTGATTTTGTCTCAGCCATTCGTACTTATCTGCATAAAAGATCGTAGAGCACTAACAAGTTGCACATGTGAAACAGAGTGTTACCTAGTTGAACAAGGTGTAATAAAGCACATGTGGATACAAAATGGTTATTTGATATCCTAGCAGAAGATGTAAATAGGGCTTGTCAATGGGTAGGGTCGGGCTAGCCCGACCTaaatttaatgggcttgggccGGGCCGGGATTTaaagatgagagagaaaataccGGGTCGGGCCATGTCgggttttcttagaaaattcaaaacccaaacCAGACCCATGGGTCGagcttgagaaagcccatctGGTTGGGCCGGGCCTAAACAGGCCTacttcatccaaaaaaaaaaaaaaatcaaaaacttaatcataagggcattttagtcgaaatttgagattaaactcacttagttccaatattttcacatcaatccaaattcataaaacacccaataaagtcacacaacttaatacgattttccacaaaaagaataaaaccaagtattatttttgaggttattacataattagactGTAATacgttttaaaaaataataagtatcaaaaaaatattttttttaaaggatggtatgaataaatatgcaaatatttggtatgcgttcaagaaaagcatgattatatttggtggtacgattatttttcgtgatatgattatatttggtgatgtgacatgttgttcatcttatatatatatatatatatatataattattgaattaataattgacacaaattaatgtgcaaATCaaccaattataaactaggaatgagtagagaaaagtaaatgaaatgaaacaaattatatatatgatttaagtgatataatcctaaacctaaactcttatttatacataattaNNNNNNNNNNNNNNNNNNNNNNNNNNNNNNNNNNNNNNNNNNNNNNNNNNNNNNNNNNNNNNNNNNNNNNNNNNNNNNNNNNNNNNNNNNNNNNNNNNNNcaaagcggacaatatcttgataggtggagttgggccagtccgctgcgccactctgaaCTTAGGTGAGGcattttgggagctcactggcttcgggttcgtaggaactccgaagttaagcgagttggagttggaggctggagcaatcccaagatgggtgaccaccctgggaagttgcttcgtgagctcccagaaacaaaaccgtgcgggctggtgagaatgtagccaggcccaaagaggacaatatcgcgctacggcgaagccggtccggggtgtgacaacaACCATGGTCTCCTAATAGGATATGACATGCATCCATGAGACAACATCATATCAATCTGCATCCCTAATAGTATTACCCATAGTGAACTTACCAAACACATTGAAGTGACTGGTATCTCATTTCCTTTTCGAAATCATGCAACCTTGTAAGGATTAGGATGCTTCTCATTtggaaactttagtttttttattgcCTCCTTCGAGATAACATTTTCACTACTTCCTCCATCAAGAATCACGTTGCACACATTTCTACCCCAAAGGCGGTTCAGAATATATATTATGTGGACGCTAAAGACCCTCAATTTTTGAAGTTGTCATCACCCGCCCTACCACCAAAGATTTTCCTCTAACCGGTAAAAGATCACTAACTTCCTCTTCCTTGCCTTAAACATCATAAgtgtgttttaaaaaattggtcTTATCACCTTTAACCTCTGCCAAGTTTACTCTTCTTTGTGGCAAGTGTAAGATAAATGTCATGCCTCACCACAATTGAAATATCAAACTTGTGAAGCACTCCCAGCCTTGGAATTTTTAACACCAACgttgtttttttctcccctttttcaCTCTTATCAGTACCCACCAACTTCCTACACCTTATTTTGGTACTTGGATTGGTTTCATGATCACTTTGGACACTATGAAGACCAACTGTATTCTTTGCCAACCCATATTATCCCCTACTGCCACAACATgataccttttttttcttccattaaCACATGGTGTCGAGCATCTTCTAGGTTGAACAAACGGACCACACCCACCGCCATGTCATCGCTAATGGTCTTATTCAAACCTAAAAGATAATGACATGTGTCATCTTTTGATTACTATCTTTCAAACCAACTCGAATTGAGAGATTACCAAACTCTGATTTATATTCTTCAATGAATGTATCTCGTTGTTTTAAGCTATGAAACCTTTCATATAACTCCATAGTGTAATCAGCCGTTAAAAACTTCTTTCGTAACTTTGCTTTCACATGTGTTGATTTTCTACTTCCCTTTTCAAGCACGTTGCTCTTCACCTCTCTTCCACCATTGAAGTGCGGTGCTCTTGAATTTAAGCTTTAAAATAAACACCTTATGATCTTCTTGTAAATTCTTTATTGTCTTTGAACTTAAACACTAACCTTGGTCAGATATGGCCGTGGTGAAGGTGTagtaatcttcttttcctgtGCAGTCCTTTAACTCTCTCTAGATGGGGTGAGATATCAATATGAGTGTGTCTTGATTGCTAGGGAagggtatatatatatatatatatatatgcattgtTTAAGTATTTTGCCCATCAAAGAACACTTAAACAAATCCTGATTGCACTATGATAGAATGTTTTAATCTATGTAGGACTAGGAATCCACAAAGctctaattttttaattaaactgCACTTTAAACTAGAACTGCAGATATGCTCGAGTTCTGTTTCTTGATTAATACTAAACTGCAACTCCTTGCGTGATTAGAAGACCATTCAAATATGGTTTAAGACAATGTAATGTCTTACAGTCCCCCACTTAGTCAAATAATCACAACTGTTAATTGCATTACACACTTTAATTAAGGCCTTGTGAAacataactgaacaaaatcCCTACTAAGCCACTGTCAATGAAGAACATCAAAGAATTATTGAAACTACTTGAACATCTGTTATTTCAAGGTTCCTATAATTACATTTGAGATTCTTCAAAACCACATAAGGCTTTGATCAAGATTAAAATTGTTGAATGTTCATGATTAAACTGTCTCTGCTAATAGATATGTCATACTCATTCATAGTCCCCTAAATGACTACCAATGTCTAGTTAAAATTGAACAAATGCCATGAATATACTGTACCATCGCAGCTACATCAATTGCTAGCTTGACTGCCTTATATGTATATTCAAGTatcaaacataaataaaaaaaataaaaacaaaaaagactaAGCAGTAAAATAGCTCAACAAAATTCCACTTTATGAATCCTCAAACTTTCTGAATATCTATTGAAACCTTTACTAgttaatcaaaatataaatgataaaACTCTAGTTAAAACAGAAACACTCCCACTGAAACTCCCACTAATTCAGCCACTCATATTTTCTGTCAATCCCATACTTTGAACatgaatatgaaaaactgCAATTACCAGCCCTTTAGTACGAGGATCTGCAATCATATTTGTTGTATTGATGTGTTCCGAACCAGTGTACCCATCTCTTATCTGTTCTTTAACTTTAAGAAACTTAACATCCAGAATTCTTGAAGCCTTTGtccttttgtttccttttgcAAACAAAATTACTGCACTGTTGTCATTACATAGTTGTATGGGTCTATGTATAGACTCAGCTACTCTCAATCCAGTGATAAAATTCTTTAACTACATAGCTTGAGAAATAGCCTCATAAGAGGCGAAGAATGCTGCTAACATTGTAGATGCAATTGTGAGAGGTTGCTTGATACTTCTCCATCATACAGCAGCACGTGTAAATATGAACACATACCATGATGTTCATATGAGATCATCCTTATAACTTGCAAAATCAGCATCTGCAAAACCTtctaatttcaaattattgcTTCTTCTTAAAACCAATTTGTAATCTTTGGTTCTCTGTAAATATCTCAACACTTTCTTGCCTGCAATCTAATGATCTTGTCCAGGATTAGATTGAAATCTACCGAGCACACTAATAGGAAGGGCTATGTCCAGTCTAGTGCAGACTTGTGCATACATAAGACTGCCTACTAAGGAGGCATAAGGTTTGTCATTCATCTAAATTTTCTCTTACTCAGTCCTTAGTGCCTGTTCCTTGCTCAAATTGTGTGCTTTTGAAATAGACATATCAGTTCCACCACATCCTTGCATATTGAATCTCTGCAGTACCTTTTCTATATAATTCTTTTGTGATAATCCAAGAACCCGTTTCTCTCGATTCCTGCTAATTTCAATTCCCAAAACATAGGATGCTTCACCAAGATCTGtcattttaaaatgtttagaCAAGAATTCTTTATAGTTATGTAACATTGATAAATCTGTGCATGCCAATAAGatgtcatccacatataaTACCAATATGATAAAATTCCTCCCACTCTTCTTCATGTAATTGCattcattcaatgaattttctGTAAAAACCATATTGATTAACAAATTCGTCAAATTTGATATACCACTATCTAGAAGCTTGCTTAAGACCATAAATTGattttctcccttctcttAAATGAAACCTTCTGGTTGTTTCATATATATTCCCCCTTCTAGATTTCCTGTCAAGAATGCAGTCTTTACATCTATTTGATGTAAGTGTAAATCGAAATGTGCTACCAATGCCATGATTACTCTAAATGAGTCTTTAGTTGAAACTGGTGAATAGATTTCATTGTAATCTATCCATTCTTGTCGTGTGTATCTTTTGGCAACTAGTCTTGCCTTATATCCATCAATTTGTCCCTTAGgtttctcttgattttgaaAACCCATCTGCAGCCTATAGGTTTGCAATTTTGTGGCAGGGTCACTAGTTCCTACACACCATCTTTCTccataaagttaattatgatGTCATAGCTCCCcaccaattttcacttttctcATTGGACATTGCTTGCATATAGTTCATGTGATCTTCAATTGCATTCACATCATGCTTAGATTCTTGTAAATATACATAGTAGTCATCACCTAGTGCTCTTTTTCTTGGTCTTTGTGATCTTCCCAACTCTACGTCCATTTGTTCATGGTTTTGTTCTATTGGTTGATTTTCATTTGTGTTTTCTGGTGGCAGAACTTGCTGTTCTTTAGTTTCTTGTTCAAGTATCATTGGATCTCCAACTATTTCATCTTCCTATACAGATTGCATGCTACTCAAGTCAAAGCTAGGTAACACCAGAATTCTGTTATCTGCATTAGAATTCACTGTGTCTCCATTTTCTATTATAACTTCATCAAAATcgaaattttcttcttatgttGCCTCATTTTTAGATTCTATAAACACTGCTCTTTGAGTTTCTACAAATCTGGTTGTATTTTGAGGGCAGTAAAATCTATAGGCTTTAGTTCTTTTTGGATAGCCAACAAAATAGCCACTGAATGTTTTTGAATCCAACTTCTTTTCCATAGGATTGTATGATTTTGCTTCAACTTTAAGCCCCACACTCTGAGGTAATTCAAACTTGGTTTTCTTTTAACCCAAACTTCATAAGGGATAGCATTTACACGTTTAGTAGGTGCTctattcaatataaaattttccattttcaatgcTTCTCCCCATAATAACCTAACTCTAACTTTGGTAAAAAATGGTTGTGGTGAAGGTACAGAAATATTCTTCTCCTATGCAATCCTTTAACTTTCTCTAGATGGGGTGATATCAATATGAGTGTGTCTTGACTGCTACGGAAGGGAcctctatatatatgcattgcTTAAGTATTTTGCCCATAGAAGAACACTTAAACAAATCCTGATTGCACTAGGATAGAATGTTTTAATCCATGTAGGATTAGGAATCCTCAAAGCTCTAGTTTTCTAATTAAACTGCACTTTAAACTAGAACTGCAGATATTCTCGAGTTGTCTCTTGATTAATACTAAACTGGAACTGCTTATATGATTAGAAAACCATTCTAATATGGTTTATTACAATGTAATGTCTTACACTTCTACCATAGGTTTCCATTCTCTAGAATTGCCTGTGAATCTAAATAATCTCTACATGCATATTTCCATAAAAATCAGCAACTTCAATTTTAATTCCTCCACCATTCAAACCCAATGCACGAACCAACTGCTCTTCCAATCCACCTCGATCACCATCACCATGGTTGCATTCCAGAATCTCCATATAGGCATCTGTGAATTTCTGTCTTTGGAGGGcttgtgacaggacccgccccggaatttcAAGGAACCCGAAGCGGACCCCGTCTTTATTCCGACATCttcccgatgccgggcccactaaTTTAGAactcgagactttctaccaaaattttggcagagtctcccctgttaAATAAGCAATCCCAACAAGAAATTTACTCAACCTGCAACACACAGTAATAATCCCAACCAACAGCATGCTTCCACAATTCTACAAGTTATAAAagtggcctccggcctcacaaaTAAAATCTAACAAGGGTGATacagagcatctactgaatttaAATTACACAAACAGTTGAGTAGGAGAAGTTACTCAGTTCCTAACTAGAAAGATTCACAGTTCGGGCCTCGTACACCACTTGCACTCTTCCTGGagcgactactggctggggggcgcaaaacagaaaatatgtgagtggacaaaaaccagatttacagttaaaaacaatataataaccccaccatgtaaaaataatgctcaagtCATGCAGGTTCACacttcattaattaattacgcAAAACTTAATTCAGTTAAAACTTTTCAAAAACACAAGTTATCTCTTTCAAAAGAATCCCCATTCTCCCAATTTTTCCACTTCTTTCAAGCGactactttccttacacactcAACCAAACATATccaaataaatatacatatataaataaatatataataaatagcTATACAATATACTCATCACACCACCTAGGTAccgggaaaacaatccaactgggggatcgTTTAACTAGTCCGCAGGATTTCTAGGTGTtatcctgcgtctagggatgagcggtccaaccgggggtcgaaactccaaagctcccacaccggaacatccaacgccatgtgtagcttccaaactatgtcctacgcgcgcagactggatcatcacacaccggaacatccaacgccatggtgATGACCCTAAACTCTATAATAAGTCTTTCCACatgccggaacatccaacgccgcatatggaaagtgtctcacacgccggaacatccaacgccgcgagTGAGACTAGTAACTAGGGAAGGTACTTACGTAGTGTAATCACCCGACTTCTCTCTAAAACCA
Above is a genomic segment from Prunus dulcis chromosome 7, ALMONDv2, whole genome shotgun sequence containing:
- the LOC117635239 gene encoding receptor-like protein EIX2 — translated: MATSYWLPTVNMLTSLVELHLPSCRLPMLPLTLPSINFTSLLVLDLSKNKFTSTIPPWLFNLTELEMLDLTDNNLTGKLLDSLGYLKSLRYLDLSYNSFQDSIPKSIGNLTSLEEFDLAWNQMSGIILESLGELSSLTDLTTVALNNARISDTIPDWFLQLDLQLDYLDISYNQLSGTLLSLKILSLRSNSFTGSTPLQLCGLSALHILDFPHNNLFGNIPHCIGNLSSLKSEFTNNDTEVYGHEGRLEVVSKGRVLEYDSILYLVNSIDLSDNNLSGEMPVGITSLIKLGTLNLSMNHLTGNIPANMGNLGLVEILDLSMNKLLGSIPQSMVSATFLNHLNLSYNNLSWKIATGNQFQTFVDPSIYEGNASLSGCLLPIGCQDNKEAPQIPSGDGGEDDDSKLEKLQFIISMVIGFWGVFGTFAVKRF